A DNA window from Candidatus Protochlamydia phocaeensis contains the following coding sequences:
- a CDS encoding N-acetylmuramoyl-L-alanine amidase family protein, translating into MSRLISLFSLIWLVVLSNAYAQPLYRSNASLAKPGSIPQLGPKELANPVKPPLLVQKSLIVIDPGHGGHDVGTQSISKPRYQEKSLNLVTAQFVRGFLQQLGYQVIMTREDDTFVSLEKRAQLANEKKPALFVSIHYNSAPSAQAQGIEVYFYQSKEKKMRAQKSKRLAQAILKNTVAETQAKSRGVKHGNYAVIRETTMPAILIEGGFVTNEAEMKNLKDPTYLKSLAWGIVKGIDEYTEKNKGAK; encoded by the coding sequence ATGTCTCGGTTGATTAGCTTGTTTAGCTTAATTTGGCTGGTTGTTTTATCAAACGCGTACGCTCAGCCTCTCTACCGTTCCAACGCTTCGCTAGCCAAGCCGGGTTCAATTCCCCAGCTAGGGCCAAAAGAGTTGGCTAATCCGGTCAAGCCCCCTTTGCTTGTTCAAAAATCTCTCATCGTCATCGATCCCGGCCATGGAGGCCATGATGTGGGAACGCAATCGATTTCTAAGCCGCGCTATCAAGAAAAATCGCTCAATCTCGTAACAGCGCAATTTGTTCGCGGTTTCTTGCAGCAGCTGGGCTACCAGGTCATCATGACGCGCGAAGACGATACATTCGTCTCTTTGGAAAAACGTGCACAGCTAGCAAATGAAAAAAAACCGGCTCTCTTTGTCAGCATCCATTACAATTCAGCGCCGAGTGCGCAAGCCCAAGGGATAGAGGTCTATTTCTATCAGTCTAAAGAAAAGAAAATGCGGGCGCAAAAATCCAAACGCTTGGCACAGGCGATTCTTAAAAATACAGTCGCGGAGACTCAAGCGAAATCGCGAGGAGTCAAGCATGGCAATTATGCGGTTATCCGCGAGACGACTATGCCGGCTATCCTCATTGAAGGGGGATTTGTGACCAATGAAGCAGAAATGAAGAATTTAAAAGATCCTACCTATTTAAAATCTTTGGCTTGGGGAATTGTAAAGGGCATCGACGAGTATACGGAAAAGAATAAGGGAGCAAAATAA
- a CDS encoding UDP-N-acetylmuramoyl-L-alanyl-D-glutamate--2,6-diaminopimelate ligase has product MMKLKKLLKEVSDYQIKGSKEISITGISANSKLVAPGNLFIAKKGKTHDGGQYIPEAIEAGACAILTDLFDPSLKQAVQIIHPRIAEIEGTLAAEFYQHPSDELLMVGITGTNGKTTTSFIIKNLLDEFRGPCGLIGTIEYIVGTHRYQACRTTPEVTMNHKMLREMRANGCRSAVMEVTSHALDQGRVDKIDFDVAVFSNLTLDHLDYHQTMESYCEAKNKLFSQLGKYTRKKSSPKYAVINQDSPWSECVLKNCSAIQLSYGLNPMADLYASDIQLGRQGTHANVTYRGQTIKAFWPFAGRFNVYNCLASMGVLLTQGISLEAIIQKMANLPSVKGRLEPVQNELGLKIYVDFAHSDDALANVLETLKEIKKGRVITVFGCGGDRDKTKRPKMAEVSEKYSDLSIVTSDNPRSEDPQKICQEIIQGFKQKDSYLVEVDRRQAIQKAIEIAQPEDMILIAGKGHEAYQIFAHKTIEFDDAKVAADICSQLAHQSHSCI; this is encoded by the coding sequence ATGATGAAATTAAAAAAATTGCTAAAAGAGGTCTCCGATTATCAAATTAAGGGATCTAAAGAAATTTCCATTACTGGTATCAGCGCAAACTCGAAGCTAGTGGCTCCCGGCAATCTTTTTATTGCCAAGAAGGGGAAGACACATGATGGAGGACAATATATTCCCGAAGCAATTGAAGCGGGCGCCTGCGCTATTTTAACCGATCTTTTCGATCCTTCCCTTAAGCAAGCCGTTCAAATCATTCATCCGCGCATAGCGGAAATCGAGGGGACTCTAGCAGCGGAATTTTATCAGCATCCGTCCGATGAATTATTGATGGTCGGCATCACAGGGACAAATGGCAAGACAACGACCTCTTTTATTATCAAAAATTTATTGGATGAATTCCGAGGGCCTTGCGGATTGATAGGAACGATTGAGTATATTGTCGGAACCCACCGCTATCAGGCTTGCCGCACTACTCCTGAAGTGACTATGAACCATAAAATGCTGCGCGAAATGCGCGCCAATGGATGCCGCTCGGCTGTTATGGAAGTGACGTCTCATGCCCTCGATCAAGGGCGCGTCGATAAAATCGACTTCGATGTGGCTGTTTTTTCCAATTTAACCTTGGATCATTTAGACTATCATCAGACCATGGAAAGTTATTGTGAGGCTAAAAACAAGCTCTTTAGCCAGCTTGGCAAGTATACGAGAAAAAAATCCTCTCCCAAATACGCAGTAATCAATCAAGACAGCCCCTGGAGTGAATGTGTACTTAAAAACTGTTCAGCCATCCAGCTTTCTTATGGCTTAAATCCCATGGCCGATTTATATGCCTCGGATATTCAATTGGGCCGGCAGGGAACGCATGCCAACGTTACTTATCGAGGACAGACAATAAAGGCCTTTTGGCCTTTTGCAGGACGTTTCAACGTCTATAATTGTTTGGCATCCATGGGGGTACTTTTGACTCAAGGAATTTCTTTAGAGGCTATTATTCAGAAAATGGCCAATTTGCCATCTGTTAAAGGGCGCTTGGAACCTGTGCAAAATGAATTGGGATTAAAAATCTATGTGGATTTTGCCCATTCGGATGATGCGCTGGCCAATGTGTTGGAAACTTTAAAAGAAATTAAGAAGGGCAGGGTGATTACTGTTTTTGGCTGCGGTGGAGACCGCGATAAAACGAAGCGCCCTAAAATGGCAGAAGTAAGCGAGAAATATTCTGATTTGAGCATTGTCACTTCAGACAATCCGCGTTCGGAAGATCCTCAGAAAATTTGCCAAGAGATCATACAGGGATTTAAGCAAAAAGACTCTTATCTGGTAGAGGTGGATCGTCGGCAGGCGATTCAGAAGGCGATAGAAATCGCTCAACCGGAAGATATGATCTTAATTGCAGGCAAAGGCCATGAGGCTTATCAAATTTTTGCGCATAAAACAATTGAATTTGATGATGCCAAAGTGGCAGCCGATATTTGCTCCCAGCTCGCTCATCAGTCTCATTCTTGTATATAA
- a CDS encoding lysophospholipid acyltransferase family protein has protein sequence MHILYWIVLYCAKGYFKLFHRCRIYGKQNIVPGSAILAPNHTSFFDPPLIGACCPEEVHYLARASLFRHFLFGWFLKHLNAHPVHGSAQDIYSFKIICQLLSEGKKVVIFPEGIRSEDGTLNPIKSGIAMLALRMHCPIIPIYISGTFEAWPRQRRFPKIGPPITCVFGSPILVDAYLHLNKKDAQEQLTKRVQQSIGELRNWLEAGAKE, from the coding sequence ATGCACATTTTATATTGGATAGTCTTATATTGCGCTAAAGGCTATTTTAAACTGTTCCATCGCTGTCGTATCTATGGAAAGCAGAACATCGTCCCCGGAAGCGCCATCTTAGCCCCAAACCACACCTCCTTCTTTGATCCGCCGCTCATTGGGGCCTGTTGTCCGGAAGAAGTGCATTACCTGGCCCGGGCCAGTCTTTTCCGCCATTTTTTATTCGGCTGGTTTCTTAAACATCTCAACGCCCACCCCGTTCATGGATCCGCTCAAGATATTTATTCTTTCAAGATTATCTGCCAACTATTGAGCGAAGGAAAAAAAGTCGTCATTTTTCCAGAAGGGATTCGCTCGGAAGACGGGACGCTCAATCCCATTAAATCCGGCATTGCAATGCTTGCCCTGCGCATGCATTGTCCGATCATCCCTATTTATATTTCAGGCACATTCGAAGCCTGGCCTCGACAGCGACGCTTCCCTAAAATAGGCCCTCCAATTACTTGCGTATTCGGCTCTCCTATCCTCGTTGATGCCTATCTTCATTTGAATAAAAAAGACGCGCAAGAGCAGCTAACCAAGCGCGTTCAACAATCGATTGGAGAGCTTCGCAATTGGCTCGAAGCAGGTGCAAAAGAATAA
- a CDS encoding peptidoglycan D,D-transpeptidase FtsI family protein — protein MSNVPIHSSERSRLVWIALFLFVLFSLLIAQFYNIQILEGKKWAQQAQKQHFFIVKEPFIRGTFYSNPFIKKGHLANPQPFVMDVPKFHLYIDPESIPSLLKEDISDYLSASLDVPLAERPVFRQQFDKQTRSRKLAMWLDKETYQAIYKWWQGYAKQHKIARNALFFIKDYQRSYPFGKLLGQVLHTIQKHKDEATHQALPTGGLELYFNSYLQGKQGKRRLMRSPRNSLETGEVIDYPDHGADIYLTINPCLQAIAEEEIERGVKRCKAKGGWAAMMDPRTGEILALAQYPFFYPPDYQNYFNDLQSVEHTKVKAITDANEPGSVFKPFTVAVALKANKYLRQKGEKELFSPEEKMATSNGRFPGRSKPITDTSLHYYLNMDMGMQKSSNIYMGRLAEKIVARLGNEWYRRQLQLFGFGQKTHIELPAESPGVLPTPGKYHPNGALEWSIPTPFSLAMGHNIQVTSLQLLRAYSVLANGGFLVSPTLVRRIVKRDRNGEEYVLVDNTTEERLKQFPRVLDEDIVQRVVQSMRYVTKPGGTAIRADVPGYTEVGKTSTPKKIVNGVYSETLYCPTFAGFTPVKNPAFVLAVTMDEPEYGYTPGIGKNHNGGNCTATVFREIAKRSLEYLGIPTDDPYGYPYGDPRSNLEKTEWMPETRKLQEIYNKWNKVHRVGK, from the coding sequence ATGTCGAATGTACCTATTCACTCTTCAGAACGCAGCAGGCTTGTTTGGATTGCCTTGTTTCTCTTTGTTTTATTTTCCCTTCTGATTGCCCAATTTTATAACATTCAAATCCTAGAAGGTAAAAAATGGGCCCAGCAAGCACAGAAGCAGCATTTTTTTATCGTCAAAGAGCCTTTTATCCGCGGGACGTTTTATTCCAATCCTTTTATTAAAAAGGGGCATTTAGCCAATCCACAGCCATTTGTCATGGATGTTCCAAAATTCCATTTATACATTGATCCTGAGTCCATTCCCTCTCTTCTTAAAGAGGATATTTCTGATTATTTAAGCGCTTCGTTGGATGTGCCCCTTGCCGAAAGGCCTGTCTTCCGCCAACAGTTTGATAAGCAGACCCGCAGCCGCAAGCTGGCCATGTGGCTGGACAAGGAAACCTATCAGGCGATCTACAAGTGGTGGCAAGGCTATGCCAAGCAGCACAAGATTGCGCGGAATGCCCTTTTTTTTATTAAAGACTATCAGCGTTCCTACCCTTTTGGAAAGCTGCTTGGGCAAGTCTTGCACACCATTCAAAAACATAAAGATGAGGCGACTCATCAAGCGTTGCCGACAGGCGGGCTGGAGCTCTATTTCAATTCTTATTTGCAAGGCAAGCAGGGGAAAAGGCGGCTGATGCGTTCTCCGCGAAATTCTTTAGAGACGGGAGAAGTAATCGACTATCCGGATCATGGAGCGGATATTTACTTGACTATCAATCCTTGCCTGCAAGCCATTGCGGAAGAAGAAATCGAAAGAGGAGTCAAAAGATGCAAGGCAAAAGGCGGATGGGCTGCGATGATGGACCCTCGAACGGGAGAGATCCTAGCCCTTGCACAATATCCTTTTTTTTATCCTCCCGACTATCAAAATTATTTCAACGATCTGCAATCGGTTGAGCACACAAAAGTCAAGGCAATTACAGATGCCAATGAGCCTGGTTCCGTCTTTAAGCCTTTCACCGTCGCTGTGGCTTTAAAAGCCAATAAATATTTGAGGCAAAAGGGAGAAAAGGAACTTTTTTCTCCGGAAGAAAAGATGGCAACGAGCAATGGACGTTTTCCGGGCCGTTCCAAGCCAATTACCGATACCAGCTTGCATTACTATCTGAATATGGATATGGGGATGCAAAAATCCTCTAATATCTATATGGGGCGTTTAGCCGAGAAAATCGTTGCGCGCCTAGGAAATGAGTGGTATCGCCGGCAGCTTCAGCTATTTGGATTCGGTCAAAAAACGCATATTGAGCTGCCGGCGGAGAGTCCGGGAGTATTGCCGACTCCCGGTAAATATCATCCGAATGGCGCTCTAGAATGGTCTATTCCCACGCCTTTCTCGCTTGCCATGGGGCATAATATTCAAGTCACCAGCTTGCAGTTATTGCGCGCTTATTCTGTTTTGGCTAATGGCGGCTTTCTTGTCAGCCCGACCTTGGTTCGCCGCATCGTTAAAAGGGACCGCAATGGAGAAGAGTATGTACTAGTTGATAATACGACAGAGGAACGCCTAAAGCAGTTTCCCCGTGTATTAGATGAAGATATTGTTCAGCGCGTCGTGCAATCTATGCGCTATGTCACGAAACCGGGAGGAACGGCTATCCGGGCAGACGTTCCGGGATATACGGAAGTGGGGAAGACAAGTACGCCTAAAAAAATTGTCAATGGCGTCTATTCAGAAACGCTGTACTGTCCGACTTTTGCAGGGTTCACTCCTGTTAAAAATCCGGCATTTGTGCTGGCTGTGACGATGGATGAACCAGAATATGGCTATACTCCCGGCATTGGAAAAAATCACAATGGGGGAAATTGTACAGCTACCGTTTTCCGCGAGATAGCCAAACGTTCATTGGAGTATTTAGGCATTCCGACAGACGATCCTTATGGCTATCCTTATGGAGATCCGCGAAGCAATCTTGAAAAAACGGAATGGATGCCGGAAACGAGAAAGTTGCAAGAAATATACAATAAATGGAATAAGGTTCATCGAGTTGGTAAATAA
- the rsmH gene encoding 16S rRNA (cytosine(1402)-N(4))-methyltransferase RsmH translates to MNTSVPHRSVLLDEVLQAFEATALTVFVDGTLGAGGHAEALLRRHPEIKCYLGIDQDPQALALAGARLEPWKDKIQLRQGNFSQFDQFLKELGLANMQGILVDLGVSSMQLDQAERGFSFSREGPLDMRMNPQGPLTAADIVNTWSEQELGRIFREYGEEKKWRAAAHAIVQARKIKPFQTTVDLAVALRPVLPWNPKKGINPLTLIFQALRICVNGELDVLEQLLPKAIEYLSPKGRLAVISFHSLEDRLVKTQMRLAASDKWDTVGLGSGLFRDKEPTVSLITKKPVVPTEEEVAGNPRSRSAKLRVIEKI, encoded by the coding sequence ATGAATACATCTGTCCCTCATCGTTCTGTTTTATTAGATGAAGTCTTGCAGGCTTTTGAAGCGACCGCATTAACGGTATTTGTAGATGGCACGCTTGGAGCGGGCGGTCATGCGGAAGCGCTTCTTAGAAGACATCCTGAAATTAAGTGCTACTTAGGCATCGATCAAGATCCTCAAGCGTTAGCTTTGGCCGGCGCTCGGCTGGAGCCTTGGAAGGATAAAATTCAATTAAGGCAGGGCAATTTTTCTCAATTCGATCAATTTTTAAAAGAGTTGGGTCTTGCAAACATGCAAGGCATACTCGTCGATTTAGGCGTCTCTTCTATGCAGCTTGACCAAGCAGAAAGGGGATTCAGTTTTTCTCGCGAAGGTCCGTTGGACATGCGCATGAATCCGCAAGGGCCTCTTACGGCTGCTGACATTGTCAATACCTGGTCCGAGCAGGAATTAGGCCGCATTTTCCGCGAATATGGCGAAGAGAAGAAATGGCGCGCAGCTGCGCACGCGATTGTTCAGGCTAGAAAAATAAAGCCTTTCCAGACGACGGTCGATTTGGCGGTAGCTCTGAGACCTGTTTTGCCCTGGAATCCTAAAAAAGGGATTAATCCTTTGACTCTTATTTTTCAGGCGCTTCGCATTTGCGTGAATGGGGAATTGGATGTGTTGGAGCAGCTATTGCCCAAAGCTATTGAGTATTTATCTCCAAAAGGACGTTTGGCCGTTATCAGTTTTCATAGTTTAGAGGACCGTCTTGTTAAAACGCAGATGAGGCTGGCGGCAAGCGACAAATGGGATACGGTTGGACTGGGAAGCGGCTTGTTCCGCGACAAAGAGCCTACTGTTTCTTTAATAACCAAAAAGCCGGTGGTTCCCACGGAAGAAGAAGTAGCGGGTAATCCGCGCAGTCGCAGTGCTAAGTTGCGGGTTATTGAAAAAATATGA
- the gnd gene encoding decarboxylating NADP(+)-dependent phosphogluconate dehydrogenase, whose translation MAEADIGLIGLAVMGQNLVLNMNDHGYTVAVFNRTVSKVDEFLEGPARGTRVIGTHSLEEFIQKLKRPRRIMLMVKAGDAVDSFIQQCLPYLEPGDIIIDGGNSLFTDTNRRCRALKEKGIAFIGTGISGGEEGARHGPSIMPGGNPQAWPHVKDIFQSISAKVDGEPCCDWVGEDGAGHYVKMVHNGIEYGDMQLISEAYFLLKHALGLKQHELQVVFAKWNEGDLDSYLIEITSKIFEVNDEDGSPLLDKILDVAGQKGTGKWTVINALDLGMPLTLIGEAVFARCLSSLKDERVAASALLKGPDAKFTGNREEFTHAIRQALYSSKIISYAQGFMLMKQAAADYKWNLNYGAIALMWRGGCIIRSQFLGKIKEAFNHNPDLKNLLLDSYFLQELQQRQQGWRQVVAKSAELGIPAPCFSTALAFYDGYRTAQLPANLLQAQRDFFGAHTYERIDQPRGQFFHTDWSGTGGKVSAGSYNA comes from the coding sequence ATGGCAGAAGCAGATATTGGCTTGATCGGCCTAGCGGTCATGGGACAAAATTTAGTGCTGAATATGAATGACCATGGATATACCGTGGCTGTTTTTAACCGCACAGTGTCCAAAGTGGATGAATTTTTAGAAGGACCGGCCCGCGGGACGCGCGTGATCGGTACACATTCGTTGGAAGAATTTATTCAAAAGCTCAAGCGTCCGCGCCGCATTATGCTGATGGTGAAAGCAGGCGATGCGGTTGATTCTTTCATTCAGCAATGCCTGCCTTATCTTGAACCGGGGGACATCATCATCGACGGCGGCAATAGCTTATTTACGGATACAAACCGCCGCTGCCGCGCCCTTAAAGAAAAAGGGATCGCTTTTATTGGCACAGGTATTTCAGGTGGGGAGGAAGGCGCACGCCATGGACCCTCTATTATGCCGGGAGGAAATCCTCAAGCCTGGCCGCATGTCAAAGATATTTTTCAATCTATCAGCGCTAAAGTGGATGGGGAACCCTGCTGCGATTGGGTGGGAGAAGACGGAGCTGGTCATTACGTTAAAATGGTGCATAACGGTATCGAATATGGCGATATGCAATTGATTTCCGAAGCATATTTCCTTCTCAAGCATGCCTTAGGGTTGAAGCAACATGAGCTGCAGGTTGTCTTTGCTAAATGGAATGAAGGTGATCTGGACAGCTACTTGATTGAAATCACCTCTAAAATTTTCGAAGTTAATGACGAGGATGGCTCACCTTTGCTCGACAAAATTTTAGACGTGGCAGGTCAAAAGGGAACGGGAAAATGGACGGTCATCAATGCCCTTGATTTGGGAATGCCGCTGACATTGATTGGCGAAGCGGTTTTTGCACGCTGCTTGTCCTCTTTAAAAGACGAGCGTGTGGCGGCAAGCGCCTTGCTTAAAGGCCCCGATGCAAAATTTACGGGCAACCGCGAAGAGTTCACTCATGCCATCCGCCAAGCGCTTTATTCATCTAAGATCATTAGCTATGCCCAAGGCTTTATGCTCATGAAGCAGGCTGCTGCCGATTATAAATGGAATCTCAATTATGGGGCCATTGCCCTTATGTGGCGTGGGGGATGTATCATACGTAGCCAATTTTTAGGCAAGATCAAAGAAGCTTTCAACCATAATCCGGATTTAAAGAACCTGCTTTTGGACAGCTATTTCTTGCAAGAATTGCAACAGAGACAGCAAGGATGGCGCCAAGTAGTAGCTAAATCGGCTGAGTTGGGAATTCCGGCTCCCTGCTTTAGCACGGCTTTGGCTTTTTATGATGGCTATCGCACAGCCCAACTGCCTGCCAACCTCCTCCAAGCTCAGCGCGATTTCTTTGGCGCCCATACATATGAGCGCATTGACCAGCCGCGCGGACAATTTTTCCATACCGATTGGTCAGGAACGGGAGGAAAAGTCAGCGCAGGCTCCTACAACGCTTAA
- a CDS encoding amino acid permease, with translation MSLWRTKSLEFLEAEANSGTQKLERSLGAMSLILLGIGAIIGAGLFSITGIAAAENAGPAIVISFLLASIGCAFAGLCFSELSSMIPIAGGAYTYTYATLGEFVAWIIGWALILEYAAGAAVVAISWSAYVVSFLHDFNIHLPAALSASPWQPTHLPDGTEIHGFINLPPLLIISLLSILLIGGIDKSAKVNAVLVAIKVAVVLIFIAVGFQYINPDNYEPFIPPNTGTFGEFGWSGILRASGIVFLAYIGFDAVSTAAQEVKNPQKDLPIGIIGSLGVCTILYVFFALILVGLVHYSKLNVAAPVAQAINQTPYLWLNGLIKLAIISGLTSVILVLLLGQSRIFFTMSKDGLLPPVFSLVHSRFHTPWVSNLVLMAVVGIFAAFAPLSLVGHLTSIGTLLAFTIVCASVIVLRKTHPDLKRPFKTPFVPLVPILGIVTCLILMLSLGWATWARLTIWVLIGLVVYFLYGKHNSHLARPR, from the coding sequence ATGAGTTTATGGAGAACAAAGTCATTAGAATTTTTAGAAGCTGAAGCGAATAGCGGAACGCAAAAACTTGAGCGTTCTTTAGGGGCGATGAGTTTAATTTTACTGGGAATAGGAGCGATTATTGGAGCTGGCTTATTCTCTATTACGGGCATTGCAGCGGCTGAAAATGCCGGGCCTGCCATCGTTATCTCCTTTCTTCTCGCTTCAATCGGCTGCGCTTTTGCAGGACTGTGTTTTAGCGAATTGTCATCAATGATCCCCATTGCAGGCGGAGCTTATACCTATACGTATGCGACATTGGGGGAGTTTGTGGCCTGGATCATCGGATGGGCTTTGATCTTGGAATATGCAGCCGGCGCAGCGGTTGTTGCCATTAGCTGGTCCGCTTATGTCGTCTCTTTCCTGCACGATTTTAACATTCATTTACCTGCCGCCTTATCGGCTTCTCCTTGGCAACCGACCCATCTTCCCGATGGAACCGAGATTCACGGCTTCATTAACCTGCCGCCTTTGCTCATTATTAGCCTGCTTTCCATTCTCTTAATTGGGGGAATCGATAAATCGGCAAAAGTCAACGCCGTTTTAGTTGCCATCAAAGTGGCCGTTGTCCTCATTTTCATTGCAGTGGGATTTCAATACATCAATCCAGACAATTATGAGCCGTTTATTCCACCCAATACGGGGACATTTGGCGAATTTGGATGGAGCGGGATTTTGCGGGCGTCAGGCATTGTCTTTTTAGCTTACATTGGTTTTGACGCCGTCTCAACGGCTGCTCAAGAAGTGAAAAATCCACAGAAAGATTTGCCTATCGGCATTATTGGCTCTTTAGGCGTATGTACAATCCTGTACGTTTTTTTTGCCCTGATTCTTGTTGGATTGGTCCATTACTCAAAGCTTAATGTAGCAGCGCCAGTCGCCCAAGCCATCAATCAAACGCCTTATCTGTGGTTGAATGGCTTGATCAAATTGGCCATCATTTCGGGATTGACCTCGGTCATTTTAGTATTGCTGCTTGGCCAGTCGCGCATCTTTTTTACCATGTCAAAGGATGGGCTGCTTCCTCCTGTATTTTCCCTTGTCCATTCTCGCTTCCACACTCCATGGGTATCCAATCTTGTTTTAATGGCGGTTGTCGGAATCTTTGCCGCTTTTGCTCCTTTATCTTTAGTCGGCCATTTGACAAGCATTGGAACGCTTTTGGCTTTCACAATTGTTTGCGCCAGCGTCATCGTTTTGCGCAAAACCCATCCTGACTTGAAAAGGCCTTTTAAGACTCCGTTTGTTCCGCTTGTGCCCATTCTTGGAATTGTCACTTGCTTAATCTTAATGTTGTCTTTGGGATGGGCGACTTGGGCCAGATTGACGATCTGGGTTTTAATTGGATTGGTTGTCTATTTCCTTTATGGGAAGCACAATAGCCATTTGGCTCGCCCGCGATAA